Within Triticum dicoccoides isolate Atlit2015 ecotype Zavitan chromosome 1B, WEW_v2.0, whole genome shotgun sequence, the genomic segment ATATTTTGTGGGATGCTGGCCTTTCATATGATACCCCGGAGCCTCCTTCTTCATTAATAGCAGTACTCGATTGCCTCAAATTATCTTTTCGATCTTTAAGCTTTAACGCCAGGTTGTACGCACTTTTCACAGAGAATAATCCATTCTTTTCAAAATGCCATGATATGAAGTCACCACCCCCCAAGGATTGAATACGTAACCTATAATACGCCAGGTTGATGGGGCGTGGATGCCGGACCGGCGGCTTCGTTTTGGTTGTAGATTGTCGATTTCAGGTTGCTAGGGTGATGGAGCCCTCGGCTCGTCTGGTGTGCGACCTTCGGGTCGGCGTGGATGCCCGAGTGGCGGCTTCGGTTTTGGTTGTAGGTTGTCGGCTTTGGGTTGCTCGGGTGATGGAGTTGTCGGCTCGTCTGATGCGTGGCCTTGGGGTTGGCGTGTGTGTTGCTGCTGCCCTGTTGTGGGCTTGTTGTAATGGTTTTCATTTGGGTTTTCGTTAATAGTCAAACAAATCTCTTATACCTTTTTAATGAATAAAGAAGGAAATGGTCGTAAAAAATACATTATAAAAGAGATATTTTTTTCTTACCACAACTAGCACATAACTCGACTGACCAGAGAGATTGTGGCGAACCACACATTTTGTGGTTGGACGGCCAGAGAACAATGATACTCTCAACTCACTAGGGTTTAAGTCATCGACTTGACATCGGTGCTTGCATTTTTCTGTATTTATTTCAGGTCTTTCGACGATGTGCATTCAGTGGAAGAAGATGTTCGCGTTGACTACGAAGGCATCTGTGACGGCTTCGTCAATTTTCCCAGTCTCACGGAAATGCTCATAGTGTTAGGCGTGCTCtatatactgtgttaaaaaaacacaCTTCTTTTCTAAATTATATAAAGAAACAcaaccttttttcttttcttttcctactACTCCTAGGCTAGCACACAAGTCGACCGACCGTGTGGGGCTGTGGGCTGTGGTGGCCAGCTTGAGAGATCGCGTTAAGCTCGTTCCGACCCAGACAGCGTCGCGTGTCCCACTCCGTCATCCTCTCGTGAGTCCCCAACGCGGCGAAGTATCTCTCCGCTCACCGGGCCCCGGCCGCAATCTCTAGTCTAGTCTCTCCAACGCGACAACTTCCAACTGCCCCCAAATTTCTTCACCTCGAAGCAATTACCCCCAACCCCTGaccccgatcccctcctcctcccttccccccctCCGGCCACCGCGCCCCGATGGCGGCCAACGTCATgctggcgatccacgagaagaaggCCACGGCCATCGACCTCTACCGCCCGCTCCGCCAGTACATCGCCTCCGCCTACTCGGAGCGCGACGCGGCCACCGCCGACGACGACCTCTGCGCCGTGCGCGACCTCCGCGCCACGGCCGTCGAGAGCCCCTCCCTCCCGGACTCCTCCTCCCTCGAGCAGCGCCGCGCCGCGCTCCTGGCCTACGCCCGTGCGCTCGCCCTCGTCGAGCCCCGCTTCCCCATCTCCCCCGACCGCGCCCACGTCCACTCCCTCTCCTTCACCTGGCACGACGCCTTCAAGACCAACAAGAAGGTCAGCCTGCCCTCCGTCCACCTCGAGAAGGCCGCCGTGCTCTTCAACCTCGGCGCCGTCTACTCGCAGATCGCGCTCGCCGCCGATCGCACCACCGACGTCGGGATCAGGACCGCCTGCGGCGCCTTCCAGAGCGCCGCGGGGGCCTTCGCCTGGCTCAGGGAGAGTGGGGTCGCTGCCAAGGCCGTCGCCGCTGGGGCCACCACCGTCGATGTCACGCCCGACTGCGCGGCGATGCTCGAGAAACTCATGCTCGCGCAGGCGCAGGAGtgcttcttcgagaaggtcatagcTGGTGGGAAGCCGCCCGCGCTATGCTCCAAGGTGGCGCGCCAGGTCTGTGCCTACTGTTCTATGACCTTGTGATTATCTCAGGGTATTCATGAGTCTAATTAAAACTAATAGGCAGCTAGGGTTGTTACCTTTGCGCTTGTTTATACAAACACACTATAATTAGCAGCCATAAGTGAATTTGAACACTATTGATATGATGTAGTTTGGGGAATTTGTCTAGTCAAGTGTTGACAGTTATTGAGTTCTACTATGCTGAACACCATGTTAGTGCAGTATGTTTATCCTGATATTATGACGAACCTGATAACTCTTGCCGTGGTTAAGTCATTTGTTTTACAACACATTTTGATGAAGACAATCATGTATGATCGATTTCCCTGCTTTCCTTTGTCTCATATTTGCAGTAGAGATTTTTCTTAATCTAGTCCTGCTAGATTTGCTTGTTTTGGCAGAATTTGCATGTTGATGCTTTACAGTTAGCTCAACTTCATGACACCACATTCCTTCACATTTCTGTAACTTTGATTTCAAATGTGCCGTCTGCCTTACTTGTTGTGCTTTCAGGTGGGCGTATTCTACGAAGAAGCTTATGCAGCTCTCTGTGCACCTCCTCTTAGTCAGCACTTCGACAGGACATGGGTTTCTCATGTCCAGCTCAAGGCAGCTCAATTCTATGCTGATGCTTGCTATAGGTTTTCATTGGACCTTCATCAGCAAGAAGAAATTGCTCAGGAAATTGCGCGTCTAAGAATTGGAATGAACGCCTTGGCTGATGCCAAGAAGGCAGCTAAGGGAGGTGCTGTGCCACTTCTGGATTCTGTTAATAAGCTGGAGAGTAACATGAAAACCAACTTGGAGAGGGCCATGAAGGAGAACAATAGTGTTTATCTGATGCGGGTTCCAGAGGCGGGTACTTTGGGAGCTCTGCCTGCAGCTTCCCTTGTAAAATCTACTTCTTTGGCTGAAGTTCTAGATGCTAGCAATGAAAGGCTTTTTTCATCACTTGTGCCTGATGGCAGCATGAAGGCCCTTTCTAAGTACACAGAGATGGTAGATGATATCATTCGGACCCAGGCAGAGAAACTTCAGCAATCTAGTGAGATCACTAGAGTTAGGCTGAAGGAAATGGACTTGCCTGATTCTATTCTATCATTGGAAGGTaatgtcagcatacctgcagatctGAAGGAAGATCTTGAGGCTGTGCAGATAAGCGGTGGCCCTGCTGGCTTGGAAGCTGAGTTGCAGCAGCTTAGAGATTTGAATAGGGTCAATCAGGAGTTGCTTGTTCAGACTGAAGAGATGCTGCAGAAGGAGGCCAGTGAAGATGCTCAATTCCGGACGCAATTCGGAAGTCGTTGGACTAGGCCTCAATCAAGCACCCTAACAAAGAACATTCAAGACCGATTGAATCTTTTTGCTGGTAATCTTAAAAAAGCGGCTGCGAGTGATGCTTTGATCGAACGAGATGTGAAGGAGAGCTACCCCTTGATGTCTATTCTTGATAGAAGACCGGTAAGAGTTTAACACTATATCGAACTAAAATTATTCTTaagatttagaaactttcttgatcTACTTCACAATGAACTGCACCCTATTATTCGTCACTACCGAGTTCTTCTTCACCTCTTAGTTAGTTaaaacttaaaagatgattttataTGTCTGCAGATAGAGTCTGCACTACCAAGTATTTCAAGGCCTATCATGTCCTTGGATGGGAATGAAGATGCTATCGTTGGAGCCCTTAAACAAAGCTTGGTAATGCACCTATTTTTGTTAGCTGGCGAACATGTAGCAGGCTTGACTTGTTTCTTTAAGCTTGGTAAAACTAATTGATGTGTCGACACAGAGGCAACTGGAATCTCTTGGTGCACAAAGGGCAGGCCTTGAAGACCATCTCAAGGAAATGAAGAGAAAGGTACAGTCCATTCCTGTTGTGAGGCTTATTTTTATCTCCACATTCATGACCATCAAGTCTGAGCTCTAGAATGCCACCCTAGTAATCTTCTGGTGCTGTATTTTGTTTGCTAACCGTCTTGCAAATACTATAGTAGCGAACATTGGGTGCCTGATCTTGGTGATGGCCTGCAAAATTATTATTTTTCATGTGAATATTCTAGCTGTCAACTACAGTAGTCGCAAGAATCCGTATGCAATCCTTCTTCAAGTTGAATCCTAATTGTTCCATgtatgctacatacatgtgaaacaTTCATGTTTTACATTtgcacctactccctccgtcccataatataagaatgtttttgacacgtgTCAaagacgttcttatattatgggacggagggagtagtattttaggCAATTTAAGAAGCTAGCGTCTTAAGTGTACCTTTCACTTGTTACTGCCCCGACGGAGTCTGGTAATTGAATCAATCGCAAGCAATTTTCCAGTTATCATCGTAGTGGGCGAGTCGTGCTTATGTATGAGATATTATGTTCATGGGAGTGCTATGCTAATACTAATTTGTGATAACCTTTAATGAGAACCTTGCTTTTAGTTTGCTACTCATGCTGGAACAATTCATTTTCTGCTTTGCACTCTTGTTAACTTCCACCTCAACCTGTCGAGATTTCAGGGAGGTGTTGTGCCTCGCTTTTCAAGTTTGGTGGTCCTTGCATAACTGAATTTGATATTGACAAAAATAGTAGTATACGTATTTAACATGTCTGTGATGTTGTCTACAACTCTACATTGATTTTGTGTACTGAGATTTGGGGCATTCATTCATTTTATGCTAGGATGATATACTCCCGAAGTTGATGGCTGGTGTTGGAGCACATGATGATCTTTTTAGGAAGGAGATTGCGAAGTACGATCCTATCTGTGCTGAAATTGCTGATAACATTGTAGCACAGGAACAATTATTATTGCAAATACAGGTAAAGCCCCAATTCCTGATAAAGACTTTGTTTAGTCTACTTTGGGACAAATTTTGTTCTGGTAGTTTGGTGCAGACATTCTTTCTGCTAATGTTTTTACTTAGATATATCCCATTGATGGTGTGTGTATATATTAAGAGAAGGTGTAGAAGCATTAACGATTTGCATCCAATATTTAGAAACATCAATGATTTGCCACCAATATTGGCAAAGAAAGCAAGACCCTAAAAATCATTTCAAACAATTGACAATGCTACATTTGCCTTTCTTTCTTCCTGTGTCTAACACTACTTGTGTTTGGATCCTCCCACAGGAACAAAATGCGCAGTTTGCTGCTGTATTCAATCTAGATGATTACAAAGGTAACCCTTTAAATTTCTCCGTCAATGGATGGTAGATATCCAGCACTTGTGACTTAAGACGCGTCATCCTATCTGTGATGATACAATCTTGAATGTACTTACTGTTGTACAGTTGTACCAGCAAATGATTTGggaatgatttctccatttatattCCTTGTACAATTGGATTGGATAGCTATTGTTTCGGTCATATCTGTGGCAGTTTCAGCAATTTTTAATCTTAGCTATTCGTATGATTATGTTCTCCCTTTGACCACTTATGTACTTAAAGTGGCAGGCTAGGTATTTGCTTGTATGCACATTTTTCCCTTCCGTGCATCATTGTTAGTAAAGTTCCTTCAATGGATACCACTTCTGTTTACTCCTATCTTAAGTTCAAGTACGATCTTTGTTGACACTTCTATGCAGCTTTGAAACCGAGTTCTTTATGTGCAGTATTTATGTGTGCTTTTTTTTTGTTTATAGGCCTGTAATACAAGATGCTTTTCAATCAACCAATTATTGTCCTGATTTGTGGAACATAACTTTTCAGTTGCTCGTGAGAGATGTTACAAGCAAATTGCTGCAGCTGTTGCTAAATACCAGGCAATTAAGAAGAACATGAATGACGGCCTAAATTTTTACGTGTCTTTACAGGTTTGTGTGACTGCATTTTTTTTCCTCCAATGATAATATAAATGGTGATGACTCCTGTTGGTAGAACTACTGATGATGATACTTTTGATCCTTGGCAGGATGCAACCGGCAAGATACAACAGCAGTGCAGTGACTTCATAATGACGCGAAACATCCAATGCCGTGAAATGATCGAGGATGTGCAAAGAAAGTTAGCAGGTTTCAACTTGTCATCTTCCAGCCACAACACTAACACGCCGAGGAGCTCTTCCGTTCCACCGGATCAGCACAGTCCATCACCACCGCCACATGCTCCTCATGCTCAGTCCTCGTACGGTGCTCCACCTGGGGGTGACCCGAGGCCAGTTTACTCCCAACCAGAGTCAAGACCTCCGTACTCACAGCCATACCCCACCTATGGTGCACCGCCGCAGCAACCTCCATATGGCGCAGCACACCCTGGTCAGTACCAGCAGCACCCGCAGCAGCATCAGCCACCTCCTGGCCATGACTATGGCCAACCGGCGTATCCCGGGTGGCGCGGGCCGTACTACAATGGGCAGCAGCCACAGCCGCAGCAACCAGGGCCGTATCCACAAGCACCGTACAGTGCCCCAGGCGCGTACCCTCCTCATCACCAGAGCAACTACTACAGGCCTCAATGAAAGACCATCTTGGTCTGGAGGAACGATTTGTTCTCTTAATTTTTCTCGCCGATATGTGTCCTTGTGGATTTCATTCTTGTGTATACTGGCATACTGGTTACGAGTTCCGGTGGAGTAATGTCAATTGTGCTCGGGTTGGTTAGGCGGTAGCCTGTATGATATGTACGTGTAATAATGCAATTGGCGTGCCATTGCCTGGCTTCAGTATTGGATTATGGAAATGAGGAACGATTACTTTTCTCAGCCTCCGCTTGGATGCTTTGTTTAATGGCGAGGGGAACTGAAACGTCAGGTGACTTTGGTACACTGCGTATCTAAAGTGAGTAACCATCCAGCCTTTCTGTTCTGTTTGGAGAGAACCAATTCACACATCCGTATCTAGTCCGcattgaaatttctaaaaagacttatatttagtccgcattgaaatttctaaaaagacttaGGCCCTGTTCAGTAGTCCGCCCGCTCCAACAAAAACAAGGATCTGTGGAGCGGGTGTTTCCCAACTCCTCTATTTTCAGCTAAAGCTACCCCCGCTCCCGGAGTGGAGTTCTGGAGTGGTGAGACTCCGAACAggcccttatatttaggaacagaggaagtactacCTACATCCATGCATGCATTGATCGACGAATATTATTCTACATGAAAGGATACAAAGTTTTGATGTACTtcttccctccgttccataatatagtgcGTATAGAATTTTTTAAAGTCATGCTTTACAaattttgatcaagtttatagagaAACTAATTATGTCTACAATACCAAAAatataaaatactccctccgtcccataatataaaaacgtttttgacaTTAGTATAGtgttaaaaacattcttatattttgggaTAGAGAGAGTATGAAACTACATCTTATGATGATTCTAATGATATGTGTTTGACATTCTAGATGCAAATATTTCTCTCCATAAACTTGATCAAAATTTGTGAGCTTTGATTATTAAAAAATCTATATGCATTGTATTATAGAACGGAGGGAATATATGAACTACAGTGTAGTCTGCAGTGTTCAAGTACGACGCGACGACACATGACATGGTGGTGGTGGGCGCAGTGGAATCCCGGGCGCAGTGGGGTAAAAGGCATGGGCCAAGCCGGCCAAGGTGCCAAGGTCTACAAGTCTGCCTCCGACAGTGTGACGCTGGCATGCGGCACAAACTACTTCACCtacaaggccaactccaccgcatgaCCCATTTCGACCTCAAACGGACGTCCGCTTCTGTCCGTTTGAGGTGTGATTTGGCGGACGTCCGGGGGCGGACAGACGGACGAAAGTCTTTGTGCCCAACGCGCAGGATGCATCCTGACCCAAAACGGACATGCCCTGCCTGCGCCGAGCTCCTCCGCCTTGCCGTCGCGCCCTGCCTCGCCGGAGCACGCCCGCCCCGAGCTCCTGGGCTACCCCGCGCTTGCCGGAGCGCGCCCGNNNNNNNNNNNNNNNNNNNNNNNNNNNNNNNNNNNNNNNNNNNNNNNNNNNNNNNNNNNNNNNNNNNNNNNNNNNNNNNNNNNNNNNNNNNNNNNNNNNNNNNNNNNNNNNNNNNNNNNNNNNNNNNNNNNNNNNNNNNNNNNNNNNNNNNNNNNNNNNNNNNNNNNNNNNNNNNNNNNNNNNNNNNNNNNNNNNNNNNNNNNNNNNNNNNNNNNNNNNNNNNNNNNNNNNNNNNNNNNNNNNNNNNNNNNNNNNNNNNNNNNNNNNNNNNNNNNNNNNNNNNNNNNNNNNNNNNNNNNNNNNNNNNNNNNNNNNNNNNNNNNNNNNNNNNNNNNNNNNNNNNNNNNNNNNNNNNNNNNNNNNNNNNNNNNNNNNNNNNNNNNNNNNNNNNNNNNNNNNNNNNNNNNNNNNNNNNNNNNNNNNNNNNNNNNNNNNNNNNNNNNNNNNNNNNNNNNNNNNNNNNNNNNNNNNNNNNNNNNNNNNNNNNNNNNNNNNNNNNNNNNNNNNNNNNNNNNNNNNNNNNNNNNNNNNNNNNACCCGAGCAGCGCGGGCAGCGCGGCGGGCGCGCGGGAGCAGCGCGGCGAGTGGCGGCGGGGCTGGCGagcagcggggcggcggcggggcccgtCCAGCCTCTCGGTCTAACTGATTTGTGGGCCAGAGGAAAGACACGGGCGGACAGGAGCGGACGAGAAGGGCGAGGAGAGTGTCCGTTTTCTGTCTGTTCGGGAGAATTCTTGGACCAAGTTTGCTCCAGGTTTGGGGTTGGGCCGGACAAAAAAGGCGTCCATAGGACAACTCTGTCCGTTTGGGTATTACCGCTGGGTCGTGCTTTACCCCAAACGGACAAAAGCAGACCGGATGGGTCACGGATgggtcacgcggtggagttggcccaACATCCCCGTTGCACTGTCAGGCCGGCATGAAG encodes:
- the LOC119334147 gene encoding vacuolar-sorting protein BRO1-like codes for the protein MAANVMLAIHEKKATAIDLYRPLRQYIASAYSERDAATADDDLCAVRDLRATAVESPSLPDSSSLEQRRAALLAYARALALVEPRFPISPDRAHVHSLSFTWHDAFKTNKKVSLPSVHLEKAAVLFNLGAVYSQIALAADRTTDVGIRTACGAFQSAAGAFAWLRESGVAAKAVAAGATTVDVTPDCAAMLEKLMLAQAQECFFEKVIAGGKPPALCSKVARQVGVFYEEAYAALCAPPLSQHFDRTWVSHVQLKAAQFYADACYRFSLDLHQQEEIAQEIARLRIGMNALADAKKAAKGGAVPLLDSVNKLESNMKTNLERAMKENNSVYLMRVPEAGTLGALPAASLVKSTSLAEVLDASNERLFSSLVPDGSMKALSKYTEMVDDIIRTQAEKLQQSSEITRVRLKEMDLPDSILSLEGNVSIPADLKEDLEAVQISGGPAGLEAELQQLRDLNRVNQELLVQTEEMLQKEASEDAQFRTQFGSRWTRPQSSTLTKNIQDRLNLFAGNLKKAAASDALIERDVKESYPLMSILDRRPIESALPSISRPIMSLDGNEDAIVGALKQSLRQLESLGAQRAGLEDHLKEMKRKDDILPKLMAGVGAHDDLFRKEIAKYDPICAEIADNIVAQEQLLLQIQEQNAQFAAVFNLDDYKVARERCYKQIAAAVAKYQAIKKNMNDGLNFYVSLQDATGKIQQQCSDFIMTRNIQCREMIEDVQRKLAGFNLSSSSHNTNTPRSSSVPPDQHSPSPPPHAPHAQSSYGAPPGGDPRPVYSQPESRPPYSQPYPTYGAPPQQPPYGAAHPGQYQQHPQQHQPPPGHDYGQPAYPGWRGPYYNGQQPQPQQPGPYPQAPYSAPGAYPPHHQSNYYRPQ